From a single Accipiter gentilis chromosome 8, bAccGen1.1, whole genome shotgun sequence genomic region:
- the MED26 gene encoding mediator of RNA polymerase II transcription subunit 26, protein MTAAPAPSPQQIRDRLLQAIDPQSNIHNMVAVLEVISSLEKYPITKEALEETRLGRLINEVRKKTSNEELAKRAKKLLRNWQKLIEPVTQNEPVPRGLPNPPGSANGGAHNCKPEAQLPAVAGSKPISELKSRNDIQKLNSPKPEKLGNRKRKGEHRDGHQGPPPPKVSKASHEVLQNSSPPPTNGIGGSPENFPSPVDINLHAGPESSRTELSENDKHNKIPVNAVKPHTSSPGLVKPSSTSSLLKTAVLQQHDKSEETTGPHQPKSPRCSSFSPRNVRHDTFARQHTTYSPKDSMPSPSQRSQFLDTAQVPSPPPSLMQPSTPPMPAKRLEFSQQSVTEVSQHWQEQQVPSESQHRHTAGTLQQHTSSSCKTSSHPGESLTPHMGFSQDASKMDSDDAASGSDSKKKKRYRPRDYTVNLDGHVTEGGVKPVRLKERKLTFDPMTGQIKPLTQKDPLQVEIPALTEQHRTETEKQEQKPNLQSPFEQTNWKELSRNEIIQSYLNRQSSLLSSSGVQTPGAHYFMSEYLKQEESTRKEARKTHVLAPNSKPTDLPGVTREVTSDDLNRIREHNWPGVNGCYDTQGNWYDWTQCISLDPHGDDGRLNILPYVCLD, encoded by the exons ATCCATAACATGGTGGCAGTGCTGGAAGTGATCTCCAGCCTGGAGAAATATCCCATTACCAAAGAGGCACTTGAG GAAACGAGACTTGGGAGGCTTATCAATGAGGTGAGGAAGAAGACATCCAATGAGGAACTTGCCAAACGTGCCAAGAAATTGTTGCGGAATTGGCAAAAGTTGATAGAACCTGTAACCCAGAATGAACCAGTGCCAAGAGGGTTGCCGAATCCACCTGGATCAGCAAATGGTGGTGCTCACAACTGCAAACCTGAAGCGCAACTTCCTGCTGTGGCTGGATCAAAGCCCATCAGCGAATTGAAAAGCAGGAATGATATACAGAAACTAAATTCTCCAAAACCAGAGAAATTGGGAAATCGGAAAAGGAAAGGTGAACACAGGGATGGGCATCAGGgccctcctccccccaaagtCTCCAAAGCTAGTCATGAAGTATTACAAAACTCTTCACCCCCTCCCACAAATGGAATTGGAGGTAGTCCTGAAAATTTCCCTAGTCCTGTAGACATAAATCTACATGCAGGGCCCGAAAGCAGCAGGACAGAACTCAGTGAAAATGATAAACACAATAAGATCCCAGTCAATGCTGTAAAACCTCACACCAGTTCTCCAGGACTTGTAAAACCTTCAAGCACTTCCTCGTTATTAAAGACTGCAGTGCTTCAGCAGCATGATAAATCGGAAGAAACCACAGGACCGCACCAACCCAAGAGTCCTCGCTGTTCCTCGTTTAGCCCCAGAAATGTTCGGCATGATACTTTTGCTCGGCAGCATACTACGTACTCACCAAAGGATTCAATGCCTAGTCCATCTCAAAGGTCTCAGTTCTTAGATACTGCACAGGTGCCATCACCGCCACCATCCCTGATGCAACCGTCGACACCTCCAATGCCAGCAAAAAGACTGGAGTTCTCTCAGCAATCGGTAACTGAGGTATCTCAGCACTGGCAGGAGCAGCAGGTACCTTCTGAAAGCCAGCACAGGCATACAGCAGGGACACTTCAACAGCACACATCTTCCAGCTGCAAAACCAGCTCCCACCCTGGGGAATCTCTCACGCCACACATGGGCTTTTCACAGGACGCTTCAAAAATGGACAGTGATGATGCTGCTTCAGGTTCCGatagtaaaaagaagaaaaggtaccGACCCAGAGACTATACAGTCAACTTGGATGGGCACGTGACAGAAGGGGGTGTGAAACCTGTGagattaaaagagagaaaactcacTTTTGATCCCATGACAGGACAGATAAAACCTTTAACACAGAAAGATCCTTTGCAGGTAGAAATCCCTGCACTTACTGAACAGCACAGGACAGAAACGGAAAAGCAGGAGCAAAAACCCAACCTGCAAAGCCCCTTTGAACAAACGAACTGGAAAGAATTATCCAGAAACGAAATCATTCAGTCATATTTAAACAGACAGAGTAGCTTGCTGTCTTCATCAGGAGTACAGACTCCAGGAGCTCACTACTTCATGTCTGAATATTTAAAGCAGGAGGAAAGCACTAGAAAAGAGGCTAGAAAGACTCATGTTCTAGCTCCTAACAGCAAACCTACAGACTTGCCTGGGGTCACAAGAGAGGTCACGAGTGATGACCTCAACAGAATACGTGAACATAACTGGCCAGGCGTGAACGGTTGTTATGACACACAGGGTAACTGGTATGATTGGACACAGTGCATATCTTTAGATCCACATGGGGATGATGGTAGATTGAACATCCTGCCTTACGTCTGCCTAGACTGA